A genomic window from Nocardioides rotundus includes:
- a CDS encoding GDP-mannose 4,6-dehydratase, with protein MPSALITGITGQDGLYLAEHLVAKGYDVHGVIRGQNNPRRELVERLVPEVRLHNGDLTDLSSLMRALRDAEPDEVYNLGAVSFVAYSWENAFVTSDVTAFGVLNILEAVRLHAGDDPAAVRFYQASSSEMFGKVQEVPQSEGTLLWPRSPYGVAKAYGHHMTINYRESYGMHASSGILFNHESPRRGPEFVTRKISQAVARISLGLADELVLGNLDARRDWGFAGDYVDAMWRMLQQPEPGDYVVATGRTHSIRDFLDVAFGCVGIADWEPYVRQDPAFMRPAEVDELVGDAGRAREVLGWTPTISFEELVSMMVLADIEAVKAGW; from the coding sequence ATGCCCAGCGCGCTCATCACCGGCATCACCGGTCAGGACGGCCTCTACCTCGCCGAGCATCTGGTCGCGAAGGGGTACGACGTCCACGGCGTGATCCGCGGCCAGAACAACCCGCGCCGCGAGCTGGTCGAGCGGCTGGTGCCCGAGGTGCGCTTGCACAACGGCGATCTCACCGACCTCTCCAGCCTGATGCGCGCGCTGCGCGACGCCGAGCCGGACGAGGTCTACAACCTCGGTGCCGTCTCGTTCGTCGCCTACTCCTGGGAGAACGCGTTCGTCACCAGCGACGTCACCGCGTTCGGCGTGCTCAACATCCTCGAGGCGGTGCGGCTGCACGCCGGCGACGACCCGGCGGCGGTGCGCTTCTACCAGGCGAGCTCCTCGGAGATGTTCGGCAAGGTGCAGGAGGTGCCGCAGTCGGAGGGGACGCTGCTGTGGCCGCGCTCGCCGTACGGCGTGGCGAAGGCCTACGGGCACCACATGACCATCAACTACCGCGAGTCCTACGGCATGCACGCCTCGTCGGGGATCCTCTTCAACCACGAGTCGCCGCGGCGCGGGCCGGAGTTCGTCACCCGCAAGATCAGCCAGGCGGTCGCGCGGATCTCGCTCGGGCTCGCCGACGAGCTCGTGCTCGGCAACCTCGACGCGCGGCGCGACTGGGGCTTCGCCGGCGACTACGTCGACGCGATGTGGCGGATGCTGCAGCAGCCCGAGCCGGGCGACTATGTGGTCGCCACCGGGCGCACCCACTCGATCCGGGACTTCCTCGACGTCGCCTTCGGCTGCGTCGGCATCGCCGACTGGGAGCCCTATGTGCGCCAGGACCCCGCCTTCATGCGGCCCGCGGAGGTCGACGAGCTGGTCGGCGACGCCGGCCGTGCCCGCGAGGTCCTCGGCTGGACGCCGACCATCTCCTTCGAGGAGCTGGTCTCGATGATGGTGCTGGCCGACATCGAGGCCGTGAAGGCGGGCTGGTGA
- a CDS encoding asparaginase yields the protein MPVEFLSAPQPPVVEVVRSEVVEGRHHGAVVAIDPDGSVAWSVGDVTRPVLPRSCNKPLQAVAIARLGLELPSDLRALSSASHWGEDFHVEGVRRILAGAGLDEDALQCPPDWPTAQAARDALVRAGEGETRVRMNCSGKHAAMLATCVLKGWPTESYLDPSHPLQAEIRAVVEEYTGEEAYVAVDGCGAPLLSTSLTGLARAFSLVARGLSGTGAPDPAAAAVASAIREHPAWVSGTGTSELALHDAVPGLIAKAGAEGCYAVGLADGRAFALKVDDGAERARTVLMAAALERSGVLDLPGVDAAAVRRTGEHVLFGGGRPVGLLRALV from the coding sequence ATGCCGGTCGAGTTCCTCTCCGCTCCCCAGCCTCCCGTCGTCGAGGTGGTCCGCTCCGAGGTCGTCGAGGGCCGCCATCACGGCGCCGTCGTGGCGATCGACCCGGACGGCTCGGTCGCCTGGTCGGTCGGCGACGTCACCCGACCGGTGCTGCCGCGCTCGTGCAACAAGCCGCTGCAGGCGGTGGCGATCGCGCGCCTCGGGCTCGAGCTGCCCTCGGACCTGCGGGCGCTCTCGAGCGCGTCGCACTGGGGCGAGGACTTCCACGTCGAGGGAGTACGCCGCATCCTGGCCGGCGCCGGGCTCGATGAGGACGCCCTGCAGTGCCCGCCCGACTGGCCGACCGCGCAGGCGGCACGGGACGCGCTCGTGCGCGCCGGTGAGGGGGAGACGCGGGTGCGGATGAACTGCTCGGGCAAGCACGCGGCGATGCTCGCCACCTGCGTCCTCAAGGGGTGGCCGACCGAGTCCTATCTGGATCCGTCGCATCCGCTGCAGGCCGAGATCCGCGCCGTGGTGGAGGAGTACACCGGCGAAGAGGCCTACGTCGCGGTCGACGGCTGCGGCGCCCCACTGCTGTCCACCTCGCTGACCGGGCTGGCGCGGGCGTTCTCCCTGGTCGCTCGCGGGTTGTCGGGCACGGGGGCGCCGGACCCGGCGGCCGCCGCGGTCGCCTCCGCGATCCGCGAGCACCCGGCCTGGGTGTCGGGCACCGGTACCTCCGAGCTGGCCCTGCACGACGCCGTACCCGGACTCATCGCGAAGGCCGGCGCCGAGGGCTGTTACGCCGTCGGGCTGGCCGACGGGCGCGCGTTCGCGCTCAAGGTCGACGACGGGGCCGAGCGGGCCCGGACGGTGCTGATGGCCGCGGCGCTGGAGCGCTCCGGGGTGCTCGACCTGCCCGGGGTGGACGCCGCCGCGGTGCGCCGTACCGGTGAGCACGTGCTGTTCGGCGGCGGGCGGCCGGTCGGCCTCCTCCGGGCTCTCGTCTGA
- a CDS encoding GDP-mannose 4,6-dehydratase: protein MTDVALVTGVAGQDGSYLAERLLADGLAVHGLVRPGSAGSPYLPRGVVVHEGDVRDADAMRRLLLDLAPREVYNLAAVSSVARSWAEPELVAQVNGRAVEGLLAAVAELADRAPVAFVQASSAEIFGAPGEAPQSEETAVAPVNPYGEAKAAAHRAVAAWRDRGLFAGSAILFSHESPRRPPSFVSRKITRAVAAIARGEQAELVLGNTDARRDWGWAPDHVDAMVRMARAAEPGDFVVATGEARSVREFVEAAFARAGVTDWSSYVRTDPDLVRPADPVEQVGDASRARQVLGWAPTIGFEELVAHLVAADLPNLPR, encoded by the coding sequence GTGACCGACGTCGCGCTCGTCACCGGGGTCGCCGGTCAGGACGGGTCCTACCTCGCCGAGCGGCTGCTCGCCGACGGGCTCGCGGTCCACGGGCTGGTGCGCCCCGGGTCCGCGGGGTCGCCGTACCTGCCTCGGGGCGTCGTGGTGCACGAGGGCGATGTGCGGGACGCCGACGCGATGCGCCGGCTGCTGCTCGACCTGGCGCCGCGGGAGGTCTACAACCTCGCGGCGGTCTCGTCGGTCGCGCGGTCGTGGGCCGAGCCGGAGCTGGTGGCGCAGGTCAACGGGCGCGCGGTCGAGGGGCTCCTGGCCGCTGTGGCGGAGCTCGCCGACCGCGCGCCGGTGGCGTTCGTGCAGGCCTCGAGCGCGGAGATCTTCGGCGCGCCGGGGGAGGCGCCGCAGTCGGAGGAGACGGCCGTGGCGCCGGTCAACCCGTACGGCGAGGCCAAGGCGGCCGCCCACCGCGCGGTCGCCGCGTGGCGCGATCGCGGGCTGTTCGCCGGCTCGGCGATCCTCTTCAGCCACGAGTCGCCGCGCCGCCCGCCCTCGTTCGTGTCGCGCAAGATCACCCGTGCCGTCGCGGCGATCGCGCGGGGGGAGCAGGCGGAGCTGGTGCTCGGCAACACCGACGCCCGGCGCGACTGGGGGTGGGCGCCGGACCACGTGGACGCCATGGTGCGGATGGCCCGGGCCGCGGAGCCGGGGGACTTCGTGGTCGCGACCGGCGAGGCGCGCTCGGTGCGGGAGTTCGTGGAGGCGGCGTTCGCGCGGGCGGGGGTGACCGACTGGTCGTCGTACGTCCGGACCGACCCGGACCTGGTCCGCCCCGCTGACCCGGTCGAGCAGGTCGGCGATGCCTCACGTGCGCGGCAGGTCCTGGGCTGGGCGCCGACCATCGGCTTCGAGGAGCTGGTCGCCCACCTCGTCGCCGCCGACCTCCCCAACCTCCCCCGCTGA
- the rfbB gene encoding dTDP-glucose 4,6-dehydratase, giving the protein MDRILVTGGAGFIGSNFVHHVLAHTDAHVTVLDKLTYAASEAALAGLPADRFDLVIGDIAQPGTVEPLVRACDAVVHYAAESHNDNSLEDPSPFIQTNIVGTYTILEAVRQHGRRLHHVSTDEVYGDLELDDPQRFTEETAYQPSSPYSASKAASDHLVRAWVRSFGVQATLSNCSNNYGPWQHVEKFIPRQITEILMGRRPRLYGTGENVRDWIHTEDHSSAVLRILERGRIGETYLIGADGEKSNLDVVRMILRLMGRDEDHFEHVTDRAGHDLRYAIESEKLRSELGWSPVFSDFESGLAATIGWYRAHEDWWRPHKEAVEAAYAARGQ; this is encoded by the coding sequence ATGGACCGCATTCTCGTGACCGGTGGGGCCGGCTTCATCGGCTCCAACTTCGTCCACCACGTGCTGGCGCACACCGACGCGCACGTGACCGTGCTGGACAAGCTCACCTACGCCGCGTCCGAGGCGGCCCTGGCCGGCCTGCCCGCGGACCGGTTCGACCTGGTGATCGGCGACATCGCGCAGCCCGGGACGGTCGAGCCGCTGGTGCGGGCCTGCGACGCGGTCGTGCACTACGCCGCGGAGTCGCACAACGACAACTCGCTGGAGGATCCGAGCCCGTTCATCCAGACCAACATCGTGGGCACGTACACGATCCTGGAGGCGGTGCGACAGCACGGGCGGCGGCTGCACCACGTCTCGACCGACGAGGTGTACGGCGACCTCGAGCTGGACGACCCGCAGCGGTTCACCGAGGAGACGGCCTACCAGCCGTCGTCGCCGTACTCCGCCTCCAAGGCGGCCTCGGACCACCTGGTCCGGGCGTGGGTGCGCTCGTTCGGGGTGCAGGCGACGCTGTCGAACTGCTCGAACAACTACGGGCCGTGGCAGCACGTGGAGAAGTTCATCCCGCGGCAGATCACCGAGATCCTGATGGGCCGGCGGCCGCGGCTCTACGGCACGGGCGAGAACGTGCGTGACTGGATCCACACCGAGGACCACTCCTCCGCGGTGCTGCGGATCCTGGAGCGCGGGCGGATCGGCGAGACCTACCTGATCGGGGCGGACGGGGAGAAGTCGAACCTCGACGTGGTCCGGATGATCCTGCGGCTGATGGGTCGCGATGAGGACCACTTCGAGCACGTCACCGACCGCGCCGGCCACGACCTGCGCTACGCGATCGAGTCGGAGAAGCTGCGCTCGGAGCTCGGCTGGTCGCCGGTGTTCTCCGACTTCGAGTCCGGCCTGGCCGCCACCATCGGCTGGTACCGCGCCCACGAGGACTGGTGGCGCCCCCACAAGGAGGCCGTCGAGGCCGCGTACGCCGCCCGGGGCCAGTAG
- a CDS encoding dihydrofolate reductase family protein yields the protein MRKLVYYIAASIDGYIADSSGDTSVFPVCQETLDDLFARYPETCPQHLRETLGVTGSPRRFDTVILGRRTHEPALRAGLTSAYPHLRQLVVTHRDLPEDPTVEVISGDLGAEVSCLKGEAGGDIWLCGGGDVAAQLLDEIDEIQVKVNPITLGGGMPLIGSAVRRRAPGGWTVSSRSPAASS from the coding sequence GTGAGGAAGCTCGTCTACTACATCGCCGCCAGCATCGACGGCTACATCGCCGACTCGAGCGGAGACACCTCGGTCTTCCCGGTGTGTCAGGAGACCCTGGACGACCTGTTCGCCCGCTACCCCGAGACCTGTCCCCAGCACCTGCGCGAGACCTTGGGTGTGACCGGATCGCCCCGCCGCTTCGACACGGTGATCCTGGGCCGCCGTACGCATGAGCCCGCCTTGCGAGCCGGTCTCACCAGCGCCTACCCGCACCTGCGTCAGCTGGTGGTGACCCACCGGGACCTTCCCGAGGACCCCACCGTTGAGGTCATCTCGGGCGATCTGGGCGCTGAGGTCTCCTGTCTCAAGGGTGAAGCGGGAGGGGACATCTGGCTCTGCGGCGGGGGCGACGTGGCCGCTCAGCTGCTGGACGAGATCGACGAGATCCAGGTCAAGGTCAACCCGATCACACTGGGCGGCGGCATGCCGTTGATCGGCTCCGCTGTCCGGCGCCGCGCTCCTGGCGGGTGGACGGTGTCGAGCCGCTCGCCGGCGGCGTCGTCCTGA
- a CDS encoding TetR/AcrR family transcriptional regulator yields the protein MVANPARRTQLAHAAITVLGTEGPRALTHRAVDRQAGLPLGTCANYFPTRAELLLAMAHEVFQLLAPDPDRLEQLADLPVEDAAAGYATYVTERLLEHPHVATALIELRLEAARSEDVRAVLAPVLQQGFEADVAFHQERGLPGGRDQVLLMHHVVNGAVLDALTIPLHPESPAGDVVAQAARRLTA from the coding sequence ATGGTCGCCAACCCCGCACGCCGTACGCAGCTCGCCCATGCGGCGATCACCGTCCTGGGGACGGAGGGTCCGCGGGCGCTGACCCACCGGGCCGTGGACCGGCAGGCCGGGCTCCCCCTGGGCACGTGCGCGAACTACTTCCCCACCCGCGCCGAGCTGCTGCTGGCCATGGCGCACGAGGTCTTCCAGCTCCTGGCCCCTGATCCGGACCGGCTCGAGCAGCTCGCCGACCTCCCGGTCGAGGACGCGGCAGCCGGCTACGCGACCTACGTCACCGAGCGGCTCCTCGAGCACCCCCACGTGGCGACGGCCCTGATCGAGTTGCGCCTGGAGGCCGCCCGATCCGAGGACGTACGCGCGGTGCTGGCGCCCGTCCTGCAGCAGGGCTTCGAAGCGGATGTCGCCTTCCACCAGGAGCGCGGCCTGCCCGGCGGTCGCGACCAGGTGCTGTTGATGCACCACGTGGTGAACGGCGCCGTACTCGACGCCCTCACCATCCCCCTGCACCCCGAGTCGCCGGCCGGCGACGTCGTCGCCCAGGCCGCGCGCAGGCTCACGGCGTGA
- a CDS encoding dihydropteroate synthase: protein MISLPDLASLHAEHADSWAHPVDPVRVGDVVIGDGRPTLMGCVNLSQDSYYRTSIAVDAEDAVRMARVQAAEGAAIIDLGAEASDAAAARVSPEDQAQQLVPVVKALAREAVVSVETYEPSVVRACLSAGAQVLNLTGRQHEEEMLDLAAEHDAAVVLCFGERANVREEGAVPLDGDPFPVLLDHFSRRLDDARSRGVTKIVIDPGIGFHYRNLLDPMTRAGFQMRVLSQAFRLRPLGVPVLNVLPNTHDLFGDQYRLAEGFYGTFAALGGSHLLRVHEVAHLRVVLTALQRLSLR, encoded by the coding sequence GTGATCTCCCTGCCTGATCTCGCCTCCCTCCATGCCGAGCACGCCGACTCCTGGGCGCATCCGGTCGACCCGGTGCGCGTCGGCGACGTCGTCATCGGCGACGGCCGACCGACCCTGATGGGGTGCGTGAACCTCTCCCAGGACTCCTACTACCGCACCTCGATCGCGGTCGACGCCGAGGACGCGGTGCGGATGGCGCGGGTGCAGGCGGCCGAGGGGGCCGCGATCATCGACCTGGGGGCCGAGGCCAGCGACGCCGCCGCCGCGCGGGTGAGCCCGGAGGACCAGGCGCAGCAGCTGGTGCCGGTGGTCAAGGCGCTCGCCCGCGAGGCCGTCGTGAGCGTGGAGACCTACGAGCCGTCGGTGGTGCGGGCGTGCCTGTCCGCCGGGGCGCAGGTGCTCAACCTCACCGGGCGGCAGCACGAGGAGGAGATGCTCGACCTCGCCGCCGAGCACGATGCGGCCGTCGTCCTGTGCTTCGGGGAGCGGGCGAACGTGCGCGAGGAGGGCGCCGTCCCCCTCGACGGCGACCCCTTCCCGGTGTTGCTGGACCACTTCTCCCGCCGTCTGGACGATGCGCGCTCGCGCGGGGTGACCAAGATCGTGATCGACCCGGGGATCGGGTTCCACTACCGCAACCTGCTCGATCCGATGACCCGCGCCGGCTTCCAGATGCGGGTGCTCAGCCAGGCCTTCCGGCTCCGCCCCCTCGGCGTGCCCGTGCTCAACGTGCTGCCCAACACCCACGACCTCTTCGGCGACCAGTACCGCCTCGCCGAGGGCTTCTACGGCACCTTCGCCGCCCTCGGCGGCTCCCACCTGCTCCGGGTCCACGAGGTCGCCCACCTCCGCGTCGTCCTCACCGCCCTCCAGCGCCTCTCCCTCCGCTAA
- the npdG gene encoding NADPH-dependent F420 reductase encodes MDEALEGKIVAVLGGTGPQGRGLARRWARAGIPVVIGSRSAERAAQTATDLAEATGGTVSGADNAKAADQGDIVVVAVPWDGHRELLAALAPQLVGKVVVDCVNPLGFDKQGPYPLVVEEGSAAQQAAAVLPESTVIGAFHNVSAVLLEDDDVASVDTDVLVLGEDRDAVDLIRALAGAIPGVRGWYAGRLRNAHQVEALTANLIAINRRYKAHAGVRITDV; translated from the coding sequence ATGGATGAGGCGCTCGAGGGCAAGATCGTCGCGGTGCTCGGTGGGACCGGGCCGCAGGGACGGGGGCTGGCCCGGCGCTGGGCCCGGGCCGGGATCCCGGTCGTGATCGGCTCGCGCTCCGCCGAGCGCGCCGCCCAGACCGCGACCGACCTAGCCGAGGCGACCGGCGGGACCGTCTCCGGCGCCGACAACGCGAAGGCCGCCGACCAGGGCGACATCGTCGTGGTCGCCGTCCCCTGGGACGGCCACAGGGAGCTGCTCGCCGCGCTCGCGCCGCAGCTCGTCGGCAAGGTGGTCGTGGACTGCGTGAACCCGCTCGGCTTCGACAAGCAGGGCCCCTATCCGCTCGTCGTTGAGGAGGGCTCGGCCGCCCAGCAGGCCGCCGCCGTACTCCCCGAATCGACGGTGATCGGCGCCTTCCACAACGTCTCAGCGGTGCTGCTGGAGGACGACGACGTGGCCTCCGTCGACACCGACGTACTCGTCCTCGGCGAGGACCGCGACGCGGTCGACCTGATCCGCGCGCTCGCCGGCGCGATCCCGGGAGTGCGGGGTTGGTACGCCGGCCGGTTGCGCAACGCGCACCAGGTCGAGGCGCTCACCGCGAACCTGATCGCGATCAACCGGCGATACAAGGCGCACGCCGGGGTGCGGATCACCGACGTGTAG
- a CDS encoding dihydrofolate reductase family protein gives MTSLTRLSDLDDDALAAAYAAPRTPWLRLNFVATVDGSIQGPDGLSKSINNEADHRVFAALRRLADVIVVGAGTVRAEGYRPNPKPFVVVTRQSGLPPTLQEGDVSQVYVATGADNPHLGELRDQLDDRVLVLGERGPDLVALREALQERGFGDILCEGGPSLAADLVRAGQVDELCLTTVPLLVAGEGLRVLEGPAVDVPLRLHSLLEEDGTLLGRWWRR, from the coding sequence GTGACGTCACTCACCCGCCTGTCCGACCTCGACGACGACGCGCTCGCGGCGGCGTACGCCGCGCCCCGCACACCGTGGCTCCGGCTCAACTTCGTCGCCACGGTCGACGGCTCGATCCAGGGCCCCGACGGGCTGTCGAAGTCGATCAACAACGAGGCCGACCACCGCGTCTTCGCGGCGCTGCGGCGGCTCGCGGACGTGATCGTGGTCGGCGCGGGCACCGTGCGCGCGGAGGGATACCGGCCCAACCCGAAGCCCTTCGTGGTGGTGACCCGGCAGAGCGGCCTGCCGCCGACGTTGCAGGAGGGCGACGTCTCGCAGGTGTACGTCGCCACCGGCGCCGACAACCCGCACCTGGGGGAGCTGCGTGACCAGCTGGACGACCGGGTGCTGGTGCTGGGGGAGCGCGGACCGGACCTGGTCGCGCTGCGCGAGGCCCTGCAGGAGCGCGGCTTCGGCGACATCCTCTGCGAGGGCGGGCCGTCGCTCGCCGCCGACCTGGTGCGCGCCGGGCAGGTCGACGAGCTGTGCCTGACGACGGTGCCGCTGCTGGTGGCCGGGGAAGGGCTCCGGGTGCTCGAGGGGCCCGCGGTCGACGTACCTCTGCGACTGCACTCGCTGCTCGAGGAGGACGGCACGCTCCTGGGCCGCTGGTGGCGCCGATGA
- the galE gene encoding UDP-glucose 4-epimerase GalE — translation MKILVSGGAGYIGSHTVLQLVQAGHDVVIVDNFSNSQPAVIGRLEALAGRHLPVHAFDLLDEDKTEHLFATEGFDAVIHFAGLKAVGESVEKPLDYYENNLGSTFSLVRAMRRHGVDKLVFSSSATVYGTDQAGATEDRPTFATNPYGWTKVMQEQILRDIAVADPTLRFALLRYFNPVGAHASGTIGENPSGIPNNLMPFIAQVAVGRRERLNVFGDDYDTPDGTGVRDYIHVEDLAAGHVAALEALTSTEEPVSVWNLGSGRGTSVLELLHAFERAVGHELPYEVVARRPGDVAVSYADPAKANRELGWQTTRSVDDMCADTWRWQQQNPNGYDDA, via the coding sequence ATGAAGATCCTCGTCAGCGGCGGCGCCGGCTACATCGGCTCGCACACGGTGCTCCAGCTCGTCCAAGCCGGCCACGACGTGGTCATCGTCGACAACTTCAGCAACTCCCAGCCCGCGGTGATCGGGCGGCTGGAGGCGCTGGCGGGGCGGCACCTCCCGGTGCACGCGTTCGACCTGCTCGACGAGGACAAGACCGAGCACCTCTTCGCGACCGAGGGCTTCGACGCGGTCATCCACTTCGCCGGGCTCAAGGCGGTCGGGGAGAGCGTGGAGAAGCCGCTGGACTACTACGAGAACAACCTGGGCTCGACGTTCTCCCTGGTCCGGGCGATGCGCAGGCATGGTGTGGACAAGCTGGTGTTCTCCTCCAGCGCCACCGTCTACGGCACCGACCAGGCCGGCGCGACCGAGGACCGGCCCACGTTCGCGACCAATCCCTACGGCTGGACCAAGGTGATGCAGGAGCAGATCCTGCGCGACATCGCGGTCGCCGATCCCACGCTGCGATTCGCGCTACTGCGCTACTTCAACCCGGTCGGCGCGCACGCCTCCGGCACGATCGGGGAGAACCCGTCGGGGATCCCGAACAACCTGATGCCGTTCATCGCCCAGGTCGCGGTCGGCCGCCGGGAGAGGCTGAACGTCTTCGGCGACGACTACGACACCCCCGACGGCACCGGCGTGCGCGACTACATCCACGTCGAGGACCTCGCCGCCGGGCACGTCGCGGCGCTGGAGGCGCTGACCTCGACGGAGGAGCCGGTGAGCGTGTGGAACCTCGGCTCGGGCCGCGGCACCAGCGTGCTCGAGCTGCTGCACGCCTTCGAGCGCGCGGTCGGGCACGAGCTGCCGTACGAGGTCGTCGCCCGCCGCCCCGGCGACGTCGCGGTCTCCTACGCCGACCCGGCGAAGGCCAACCGCGAGCTGGGCTGGCAGACCACCCGGTCCGTGGACGACATGTGCGCGGACACCTGGCGGTGGCAGCAGCAGAACCCCAACGGGTACGACGACGCCTGA
- a CDS encoding ABC transporter ATP-binding protein, translated as MTSTSETQQTSGSLSGAEIRLEDITKKYPGQRIPAVNDLSLTVPAGEIVMFIGPSGCGKTTSLKMINRLIEPTSGTITIGGESVRDKSVDELRRHIGYVIQGGSLFPHMTVEKNIAMVPKMLGWSPQRTRDRVQELLDMVGLDPSRYARRYPRELSGGQQQRVGVARGLAADPPVVLMDEPFGAVDPITRVRLQDELLSIQRELGKTIVCVTHDIDEAIKLGDRILILQEGAQIAQYDTPDAILAAPANEFVEDFVGAGTSLKQLSLTRISDLDLRQITVCRTGDAVPDVVARAEGAGDDSVVVLDAQERPIAWPWLRQLRQSGSLPASTRENLVELDHRATLNDALDAMLTSTHSAVIVTGDRGRYLGLLDFDTVTGHLREAGAEAERNAAANDGATPAGEPG; from the coding sequence ATGACCAGCACCAGCGAGACCCAGCAGACCTCCGGGTCGCTCAGCGGCGCCGAGATCCGGCTGGAGGACATCACCAAGAAGTACCCCGGCCAGCGGATCCCGGCCGTCAACGACCTGAGCCTGACCGTGCCCGCCGGCGAGATCGTCATGTTCATCGGCCCCTCGGGCTGCGGCAAGACCACCTCGCTGAAGATGATCAACCGGCTGATCGAGCCCACGTCGGGGACGATCACCATCGGCGGCGAGAGCGTGCGGGACAAGAGCGTCGACGAGCTGCGCCGCCACATCGGCTACGTGATCCAGGGCGGCAGCCTGTTCCCGCACATGACGGTGGAGAAGAACATCGCCATGGTGCCCAAGATGCTCGGCTGGAGCCCCCAGCGCACCCGCGACCGGGTGCAGGAGCTGCTCGACATGGTCGGCCTGGACCCCAGCCGATACGCCCGGCGCTACCCGCGCGAGCTCTCCGGTGGGCAGCAGCAGCGCGTGGGCGTCGCCCGCGGCCTGGCCGCCGACCCGCCGGTCGTCCTGATGGACGAGCCGTTCGGCGCCGTGGACCCGATCACCCGGGTGCGGCTGCAGGACGAGCTGCTCAGCATCCAGCGCGAGCTCGGCAAGACCATCGTGTGCGTCACGCACGACATCGACGAGGCGATCAAGCTCGGCGACCGGATCCTGATCCTGCAGGAGGGGGCGCAGATCGCGCAGTACGACACCCCCGACGCGATCCTGGCCGCGCCGGCCAACGAGTTCGTCGAGGACTTCGTCGGAGCCGGTACGTCGCTCAAGCAGCTCTCCCTCACCCGCATCTCCGACCTGGACCTGCGGCAGATCACGGTCTGTCGCACCGGGGACGCCGTACCCGACGTGGTCGCGCGGGCCGAGGGCGCCGGGGACGACTCGGTGGTGGTGCTCGACGCGCAGGAGCGGCCGATCGCCTGGCCCTGGCTGCGGCAGCTGCGGCAGTCCGGCTCGCTCCCGGCGAGCACTAGGGAGAACCTGGTCGAGCTCGACCACCGGGCCACCCTCAACGACGCGCTCGACGCGATGCTGACCTCCACGCACAGCGCGGTCATCGTGACCGGGGACCGCGGCCGCTACCTCGGCCTGCTCGACTTCGACACCGTCACCGGGCACCTGCGCGAGGCCGGCGCAGAGGCCGAGCGCAACGCCGCCGCGAACGACGGCGCCACGCCTGCGGGGGAGCCGGGATGA
- a CDS encoding ABC transporter permease, with amino-acid sequence MWDFISERRGPIAYDAFMHFSLVVQCVLLATVIAVVIAVLVSASGALESVANILSAVGLTLPSLALIGLLLPFTALGTTTAVVAITFYAVLPILRNAIVGLAGVDKTLLESGRGMGMSRLQLLTKVRLPLAWPVIHAGIRISMQMSMGIAAIAALVLGPGLGKYIYTGVATTGGANALNYTLVGTIGVLLIALVVDGLLLLLGRLTISKGIRA; translated from the coding sequence ATGTGGGACTTCATCTCCGAGCGCCGAGGCCCGATCGCCTACGACGCGTTCATGCACTTCAGCCTCGTGGTGCAGTGCGTCCTGCTTGCCACGGTGATCGCCGTCGTGATCGCGGTGCTCGTCTCCGCGTCCGGCGCCTTGGAGTCCGTGGCGAACATCCTGTCCGCGGTGGGCCTGACCCTCCCGTCGCTGGCCCTGATCGGCCTGCTGCTGCCGTTCACCGCGCTCGGCACCACCACGGCGGTGGTCGCGATCACCTTCTACGCCGTGCTCCCGATCCTGCGGAACGCGATCGTCGGGCTGGCCGGGGTGGACAAGACGCTGCTGGAGTCCGGCCGGGGGATGGGCATGTCCCGCCTCCAGCTGCTGACCAAGGTGCGCCTGCCGCTGGCCTGGCCGGTGATCCACGCCGGCATCCGGATCTCGATGCAGATGTCCATGGGCATCGCCGCCATCGCCGCCCTCGTGCTCGGCCCGGGCCTGGGCAAGTACATCTACACCGGCGTGGCCACCACCGGCGGCGCGAACGCCCTCAACTACACGCTCGTGGGCACGATCGGCGTCCTGCTGATCGCGCTCGTCGTCGACGGCCTGCTCCTGCTCCTCGGCCGGCTGACCATCTCGAAGGGAATCCGCGCCTGA
- a CDS encoding helix-turn-helix domain-containing protein, whose amino-acid sequence MAKGKVSKTVGSLGEYLREQRLGAELSLRQLAEQAGVSNPYLSQIERGLRRPSAEVLQQIAKALRISAEQLYVQAGIVSPDDGVGGSVELAILGDTRLTERQKQSLLDVYQAFVAGAPVTGDVVADSAADLSEPGDKD is encoded by the coding sequence ATGGCGAAGGGGAAGGTGTCGAAGACCGTCGGGTCGCTCGGCGAGTACCTCAGGGAGCAGCGGCTCGGTGCCGAGCTGTCCCTGCGGCAGCTCGCGGAGCAGGCCGGCGTCTCGAACCCCTACCTGAGCCAGATCGAGCGTGGTCTGCGGCGGCCCTCGGCCGAGGTGCTGCAGCAGATCGCGAAGGCGCTGCGGATCTCCGCGGAGCAGCTCTATGTCCAGGCCGGGATCGTCAGCCCGGACGACGGCGTGGGCGGCTCGGTGGAGCTCGCGATCCTGGGCGACACCCGCCTCACGGAGCGCCAGAAGCAGTCCCTGCTGGACGTCTACCAGGCGTTCGTGGCCGGTGCCCCCGTGACCGGGGACGTCGTCGCGGACTCCGCGGCGGACCTCTCGGAGCCCGGCGACAAGGACTGA